Below is a genomic region from Fusarium oxysporum Fo47 chromosome XI, complete sequence.
AGGTTGTTACTTTAAGTTAAACTAAGTAGCCTTTTTTATTACCTTTATAGGTttaaacttaattatatataaagagtggctttttaatatatctataacagttattattattaagaggaagctgctcttaaattagtaaaaactagcttaattataatcttaaacTATAAGAGTATAGCTAGggcttataaataaggagtttatatataaagttttaagataaatataagataaaggcataatttaaaggaattaagttaacttttatataagttaatcagtaaaagttaaattaatataaagttataaatttattaattaaatatatataatataatatataattaattaaccttatatataagaataaataaagtaaaattaataaaaaaacaATAATTTTAACTAAGaaaattaagttataaaataatataataagagaaatataagttaaaaagaaatataattaaataatacttaggaatacctttatataataaattcttattttattttattacatatttttatttatttatattataatataacctttataaataaaattattatttctttatattaaaaaaagactttttaaaaaaaaacttttaaatataataaataacttaatacTTTGAATAAAATTTAAGTATTTctcttatttaaaataatactttattattatacaAGTCTTATATCTTTGCTTGTCCTAAGCTTTGCCTTAAACCCTTTATACCCTGTAACCAGCCTACTCTATGTCTACAGAATTGCTCAACATCTGGTTTCAGCACCGTTTCCACGAGCCTGAAATCATCAACCGTGCCACCTCTCAGGACACTAACCCCTGCATAAGCAGAAGACCTTCGGTACATCAGCGATCCGCATGTACTGCAGAAGAAATTGGTCATCGCGCTTCCATCTCTCTCAATCGTGTCTGACTGGCTGAACTGCTTGAGGTTCTCTTCACCACGGATATGCTTCAGGTGTGTGTCGAGAACAACGATACCAGTCGTGAACATCGAAGCTGTGATCTTGCGACAGTCGCTACAGTGACAGACGAACGAGAAAACAAATCCAGGCTTGGTTATAGGCTAATGACCATGAGTCAGTGTCTTCGGGTCTTTCATAGGGACCTCACCAAGACCAGCTGAACCGCACCACAGTAGCAcgtcgctgtcgcttccTCTTTAGTAGACCATCCATCTTGTGCAAGTCCTGCTCGTGGGAAGAACTTTTCGGCTTTGTGGGACTGCTCGGTAGCCATATTTCACAATTGAACGTACGTATCGGTAGACTGGAGGCGATGTTGAGGGACCCTCACATGTGTTTAAGAGACGTAAAGAGTTTCCTAATACTGGCTACAACTTGTTTCTCCAAGTCCTTACTATTGTGGCTTTCAATCACAGCTATGTGCTGCTGCGTGTTCTATTTAACTGATGTTGACAGATATCTCGGTTCTTTTATTGGGGTTATCGCAGCTATAACTCCGCAACTCCGCAAGAAGACGGAGTTGTTCAGTAATCACTGCCCCTGTTCACAACGTCTTTcaaatatataattatataactgGTCCGAGACAGACTGTAGAAGTCCGCACAAGACGTGGAAAGTTGGCTCGGGTACATAATTAATCTATAACGTTAGATCACAGTGCGTGGcctttatataactatatcTTTTGTATTCAATGTCTGATTATTATTAATCATTTAACTCATGCATATACTCCTTTTAAATCCTTCAAAATAGGCCAGCAATAAGTAATAACTCTCAGCCCATAGTTTATTCTAGCCAAGACATTAATCATCCACTTCGTGTATTATACCAACTCCCCTCAAAGCTTCTACTGAGGCTTCTCAAACGAGTATCGTGGGGATGACAGGACAGAGGATGCCGCAGACTTGCTGCCAGGTGTGAAGGCAGGTGATGGCTGGGGGTAGTATGCAACTACAGCCGCGTTGACCGACTCATGGTGCTCTTTGGCATGGCGGACAATTGAGGACCAGACTCGTCGGGCGTTGATCTTGGTGGATTCCATTGTGTTCGGAATGTGTAGTGCTTTCCCAGAGATATTGGAGTTGTATATAGTAGTGGTTTTATAGGGCTGCAGTATGCAAGATATAGTTGCAGAGTGGAGATAGTGTATAGATGTTGTGATTGAACTTGTTGATCTGGTTTAAAGTGTTGTTATCGGAATTGAAGATGCTCTTGAATTGATGTTTATCCAATGAGttgcttgatgatgagtaGAATGAAAGACATAATCTGCCAGGAAATCGCACGCTCTTATAACGTGTTCGACATGCTCTCTCACCCAACATATGACTCTATAGAATTATCTCGAATTATCTCCCTGTAAAATTCCTGTTTGACATGTCCTCGTTCAACAATTCCATTTCGGGCTTGGACAAACGAGCGACGCAATTTTCCCTGCTTATGATTGGACACCGGCCTGATGTCAATTTGGTGGCTGCACCCTGTGGCATGCGCTATTGTCAAAATCTTTAGGTCATTTGTCATCTTTGCTTAGATGTCAACTTGACAATTGCGCCCTTCATTGTGTAGTGACCATTCTGAGTCATACGAGCTTGTCGTCCACTACGCCCTACAAAGATTTTCAGCAATTAACTTGTCATTCTCGCATTGGTAATCCGATATTCGCAATGACGTTTTTTCTGGCAACAGCGAATGCGTTTTTCACACCGCAATGGATCACGCGATGGAAGcttattcttttatttttatttttttaattttttttgCGACGTCAATGTATTGGACTTTGTCACCACCGCATTATTAAGTCATTCTATCTCGACAAAGTCAATGCTCCAACCACGTTTTCCCTTGCAGAATATCTCTACGCAAAAACTTCGAGATTGCTCTTCTCTCGTACTTGGCTGCGCGTCATCCCTGTTCTCTTCCGCATCCACCATCCGAGTCTTAATGACAGTCCACCCCGATCTTGATCCCTCGTTGTTATATTCTCTATCCAGGTACGCTATCAGTCTCTGCACGCGCTCTATATCCCATATGCCCTCTCTTGTGTCAGGTCTTGATGCAACCCATCCCTTGATCCAATTTGCTATCACAGCATCGGACATATGGTAGGCGTTGAGCATCGCAGGAAGCATTCCGTATCCATAGTTGTTCACTATGACGGAGAGGTCATATGGCAGGCCGGCTGCAAGGCGACAGATCTTGCGTAATATGGCCGAGCGTTCAGAGGGAGAAAGTTTGGGGCCTGATTCTGGCGAGTACATCAAGTCAAGTCGAAGCGTAGATACGAGGTAGTGCGTAAAACTCGTAGCCGGCCTGACTGGTTCTGGGGCGGAAAGAAGCGTTAGTGGCTTCATATTGATGTCTGCCTCTGAACCCTCGCCGTCGAAGTCAGGGATATCTTCCGGCAATAGGCTAGCTCGCCATTGTTCTAGCTCAAGTCTAAGGTTGTCAACACGCTGATCCCACTCAGCGCCTGGTCGAAGATTGGACCTCCATTTCTCCTCCAACTCATTCACTCTGGGCATGATGTAGAGCAGCCTATCGTATGGCAGCGTCGAGCCAGCGAGATATTGGACAAGAGACCGTGATGCCTCAGATGATACAACTTGTTCCTGGATCGAATGTGTACCCTCGTAGATCTCCAATAGGGCTGCTATCCTTGAGAAAGCAGAGACCAGGGATTCTCCGATAGTTGTCTCCCTCACAAGGCTTAGATGAGT
It encodes:
- a CDS encoding Mss4-like protein gives rise to the protein MATEQSHKAEKFFPRAGLAQDGWSTKEEATATCYCGAVQLVLPITKPGFVFSFVCHCSDCRKITASMFTTGIVVLDTHLKHIRGEENLKQFSQSDTIERDGSAMTNFFCSTCGSLMYRRSSAYAGVSVLRGGTVDDFRLVETVLKPDVEQFCRHRVGWLQGIKGLRQSLGQAKI